In the genome of Gadus morhua chromosome 12, gadMor3.0, whole genome shotgun sequence, one region contains:
- the usp1 gene encoding ubiquitin carboxyl-terminal hydrolase 1 isoform X2, with translation MPGLQGDNVVASLGSPVKKSKLSLKFFQKKEAKRTLDFSEPPADESKTEPEPEDSIASGDQVVPGPSPCTGSTGPLLPYEKVEALLPFVGLNNLGNTCYLNSVLQVLYYCPGLRDGIKNLYSRSKSRDKLKEEIVKSEDEEDSVPAHMELLGSFNSLITSVEQLQSGFLLNPDGYSEGELATPPRKLLHTLRQLNPMYEGYLQHDAQEVLQCLLAYIQEACDTIRKEQHGESTKEVIQESPATLVPANSEEEEEDGQVNGKRKSDTEAGNAKKKPKSVKSNKLDADEHSEKKPFTRSKRRSSREIVADAGPGEREVKDEGKEENEEVACSGEEGKGTGDGAPKASEGKRKKRTRLSWLRPSSKQPSIFSKFRSMGKISSIMAPKNQAEQVTEPEQPQADNGPKQEPTRMGKTAPEPTNGITQDQKAVENQDGLDVLERLFQGKLVLRTRCLECESYTERREDFQDISVPVQEDQPSSPEDLSEVSPDPKPEQKTLKWAISQFASVERIVGEDKYFCETCHHYTEAERSLLFDKTPEVVTIHLKCFSANGLDMDPYAGLSKVNTPLQTPLTLSLEEWCTSAAPLDGCNYQLFAVVMHSGVTISSGHYTAYVRMSELQDVRLQPQSKEEEEQRQEREEVKEKVEEQERRGGDGIKQEEEEEGHYDDGEVSFGGARGLHRGKAGGKKTEGVVGLLGGQRSTGNGYELAGSKQADKTSTSGVAEAPRRRPTTSGPVKKEAEEGKRVKEEREALSSLLHYEGKWLLFDDSEVRLFEEEDFLRACSPDTCSTSTPYLLFYRRTPLQGTGLVQG, from the exons ATGCCAGGGCTGCAGGGGGACAACGTGGTGGCCTCCCTGGGGAGCCCCGTCAAGAAGAGCAAACTTTCCCTCAAATTCTTCCAGAAGAAAGAAGCTAAACGGACATTGGACTTCTCCGAACCTCCCGCAGATGAGTCCAAAACTGAACCTGAACCCGAGGATTCAATTGCAAG TGGTGATCAGGTAGTCCCTGGACCTTCTCCATGCACCGGTTCCACAGGTCCTCTGCTACCTTATGAGAAAGTTGAGGCCCTGCTGCCATTTGTCGGGCTTAATAACTTGGGCAACACCTGCTACCTGAACAGTGTTTTACAG GTGCTGTACTACTGCCCTGGGCTCAGAGATGGCATCAAGAATCTATACAGCCGATCCAAAAGCAGAGACAAACTTAAGGAAGAAATTGTCAAAAGTGAAGATGAG GAGGACAGCGTGCCGGCTCACATGGAGCTCCTCGGGAGTTTCAACAGCCTCATCACATCCGTGGAGCAGCTGCAGTCCGGCTTCTTGCTCAACCCGGATGGCTACAGCGAGGGGGAGCTGGCCACGCCGCCACGCAAACTACTGCACACTCTCAG GCAACTGAACCCTATGTATGAGGGCTACCTCCAGCACGATGCCCAGGAGGTGCTTCAGTGCCTACTAGCTTACATCCAGGAGGCCTGCGACACCATAAGGAAGGAACAACATGGGGAGAGTACGAAGGAGGTCATACAAGAAAGCCCTGCCACTCTGGTGCCAGCCAActctgaagaagaggaggaagatggccAGGTCAACGGAAAGAGGAAGAGCGACACAGAGGCGGGAAATGCCAAGAAGAAGCCAAAGTCGGTCAAATCCAACAAGCTGGATGCTGATGAACACTCGGAGAAGAAACCCTTCACCCGTTCCAAAAGGAGGTCCTCCAGAGAGATAGTTGCTGACGCTGGCCCTGGGGAAAGGGAGGTGAAGgatgaggggaaggaggaaaacgAGGAGGTTGCGTGTAGCGGGGAAGAGGGCAAGGGGACGGGTGATGGTGCCCCTAAAGCTTctgaggggaagaggaagaagagaaccAGGCTGAGCTGGCTGAGGCCTTCCTCCAAGCAGCCAAGCATCTTCTCTAAGTTCCGCAGCATGGGCAAGATCAGCTCCATCATGGCCCCCAAGAACCAGGCGGAGCAGGTGACCGAGCCGGAACAGCCCCAGGCAGATAACGGTCCCAAACAGGAACCAACTCGGATGGGTAAGACTGCCCCGGAACCCACCAATGGCATCACGCAGGACCAGAAGGCTGTGGAGAACCAAG ACGGCCTGGACGTCCTGGAAAGGCTGTTCCAGGGCAAGCTGGTGCTGCGGACGCGTTGCCTGGAGTGTGAGAGCTACACGGAGCGCAGGGAAGACTTCCAGGACATCAGCGTTCCTGTCCAGGAGGACCAGCCCAGCAGCCCAGAAGACCTCTCTGAGG TGTCCCCAGACCCTAAACCCGAACAGAAGACTCTGAAGTGGGCCATCTCCCAGTTTGCGTCAGTGGAGCGTATCGTCGGCGAGGACAAATACTTCTGTGAGACGTGTCACCATTACACAGAGGCTGAGAGAAGCCTCCTCTTCGACAAGACCCCGGAGGTCGTCACCATCCACCTCAAGTGCTTCTCTGCCAACGGTCTAGA CATGGACCCCTACGCGGGCCTGTCCAAGGTGAACACCCCACTGCAGACACCGCTCACCCTGTCCTTGGAGGAGTGGTGCACGAGCGCCGCGCCCCTGGACGGCTGCAACTACCAGCTCTTCGCAGTGGTGATGCACAGTGGCGTCACTATCAGCAGCGGCCACTACACCGCCTATGTCCGCATGTCCGAGCTGCAGGACGTGCGGCTCCAGCCACagagcaaggaggaggaggagcagcggcaggagagggaggaggtgaaggaaaaGGTAGAAGAGCAGGAGCGGCGAGGAGGAGACGGCatcaagcaggaggaggaagaggaagggcacTACGATGATGGAGAGGTGTCCTTCGGCGGGGCGAGGGGGCTTCACCGGGGCAAGGCAGGGGGGAAGAAAACAGAGGGTGTGGTTGGACTCCTGGGAGGACAGAGGAGCACCGGCAACGGCTACGAGCTTGCCGGCAGCAAACAGGCCGACAAGACATCCACCAGCGGAGTGGCCGAGGCTCCGAGGCGGAGGCCCACTACCAGCGGACCGGTGAAAAAGGAagcagaggaggggaagagagtcaaggaggagcgggaggcacTGAGCAGCCTCCTGCACTACGAGGGCAAGTGGCTCCTCTTCGATGACTCGGAGGTGCGTCTGTTTGAAGAGGAGGACTTCTTGCGAGCCTGCTCCCCGGACACCTGCTCCACGTCCACGCCTTACCTGCTTTTCTACAGGAGGACGCCACTGCAAGGCACAGGCTTAGTGCAGGGGTGA
- the usp1 gene encoding ubiquitin carboxyl-terminal hydrolase 1 isoform X1, whose product MLTEARCCLSDHLSVRCRVEMPGLQGDNVVASLGSPVKKSKLSLKFFQKKEAKRTLDFSEPPADESKTEPEPEDSIASGDQVVPGPSPCTGSTGPLLPYEKVEALLPFVGLNNLGNTCYLNSVLQVLYYCPGLRDGIKNLYSRSKSRDKLKEEIVKSEDEEDSVPAHMELLGSFNSLITSVEQLQSGFLLNPDGYSEGELATPPRKLLHTLRQLNPMYEGYLQHDAQEVLQCLLAYIQEACDTIRKEQHGESTKEVIQESPATLVPANSEEEEEDGQVNGKRKSDTEAGNAKKKPKSVKSNKLDADEHSEKKPFTRSKRRSSREIVADAGPGEREVKDEGKEENEEVACSGEEGKGTGDGAPKASEGKRKKRTRLSWLRPSSKQPSIFSKFRSMGKISSIMAPKNQAEQVTEPEQPQADNGPKQEPTRMGKTAPEPTNGITQDQKAVENQDGLDVLERLFQGKLVLRTRCLECESYTERREDFQDISVPVQEDQPSSPEDLSEVSPDPKPEQKTLKWAISQFASVERIVGEDKYFCETCHHYTEAERSLLFDKTPEVVTIHLKCFSANGLDMDPYAGLSKVNTPLQTPLTLSLEEWCTSAAPLDGCNYQLFAVVMHSGVTISSGHYTAYVRMSELQDVRLQPQSKEEEEQRQEREEVKEKVEEQERRGGDGIKQEEEEEGHYDDGEVSFGGARGLHRGKAGGKKTEGVVGLLGGQRSTGNGYELAGSKQADKTSTSGVAEAPRRRPTTSGPVKKEAEEGKRVKEEREALSSLLHYEGKWLLFDDSEVRLFEEEDFLRACSPDTCSTSTPYLLFYRRTPLQGTGLVQG is encoded by the exons ATGCTAAC CGAGGCGCGCTGTTGCCTCTCGGATCATCTGTCTGTACGGTGTCGAGTGGAGATGCCAGGGCTGCAGGGGGACAACGTGGTGGCCTCCCTGGGGAGCCCCGTCAAGAAGAGCAAACTTTCCCTCAAATTCTTCCAGAAGAAAGAAGCTAAACGGACATTGGACTTCTCCGAACCTCCCGCAGATGAGTCCAAAACTGAACCTGAACCCGAGGATTCAATTGCAAG TGGTGATCAGGTAGTCCCTGGACCTTCTCCATGCACCGGTTCCACAGGTCCTCTGCTACCTTATGAGAAAGTTGAGGCCCTGCTGCCATTTGTCGGGCTTAATAACTTGGGCAACACCTGCTACCTGAACAGTGTTTTACAG GTGCTGTACTACTGCCCTGGGCTCAGAGATGGCATCAAGAATCTATACAGCCGATCCAAAAGCAGAGACAAACTTAAGGAAGAAATTGTCAAAAGTGAAGATGAG GAGGACAGCGTGCCGGCTCACATGGAGCTCCTCGGGAGTTTCAACAGCCTCATCACATCCGTGGAGCAGCTGCAGTCCGGCTTCTTGCTCAACCCGGATGGCTACAGCGAGGGGGAGCTGGCCACGCCGCCACGCAAACTACTGCACACTCTCAG GCAACTGAACCCTATGTATGAGGGCTACCTCCAGCACGATGCCCAGGAGGTGCTTCAGTGCCTACTAGCTTACATCCAGGAGGCCTGCGACACCATAAGGAAGGAACAACATGGGGAGAGTACGAAGGAGGTCATACAAGAAAGCCCTGCCACTCTGGTGCCAGCCAActctgaagaagaggaggaagatggccAGGTCAACGGAAAGAGGAAGAGCGACACAGAGGCGGGAAATGCCAAGAAGAAGCCAAAGTCGGTCAAATCCAACAAGCTGGATGCTGATGAACACTCGGAGAAGAAACCCTTCACCCGTTCCAAAAGGAGGTCCTCCAGAGAGATAGTTGCTGACGCTGGCCCTGGGGAAAGGGAGGTGAAGgatgaggggaaggaggaaaacgAGGAGGTTGCGTGTAGCGGGGAAGAGGGCAAGGGGACGGGTGATGGTGCCCCTAAAGCTTctgaggggaagaggaagaagagaaccAGGCTGAGCTGGCTGAGGCCTTCCTCCAAGCAGCCAAGCATCTTCTCTAAGTTCCGCAGCATGGGCAAGATCAGCTCCATCATGGCCCCCAAGAACCAGGCGGAGCAGGTGACCGAGCCGGAACAGCCCCAGGCAGATAACGGTCCCAAACAGGAACCAACTCGGATGGGTAAGACTGCCCCGGAACCCACCAATGGCATCACGCAGGACCAGAAGGCTGTGGAGAACCAAG ACGGCCTGGACGTCCTGGAAAGGCTGTTCCAGGGCAAGCTGGTGCTGCGGACGCGTTGCCTGGAGTGTGAGAGCTACACGGAGCGCAGGGAAGACTTCCAGGACATCAGCGTTCCTGTCCAGGAGGACCAGCCCAGCAGCCCAGAAGACCTCTCTGAGG TGTCCCCAGACCCTAAACCCGAACAGAAGACTCTGAAGTGGGCCATCTCCCAGTTTGCGTCAGTGGAGCGTATCGTCGGCGAGGACAAATACTTCTGTGAGACGTGTCACCATTACACAGAGGCTGAGAGAAGCCTCCTCTTCGACAAGACCCCGGAGGTCGTCACCATCCACCTCAAGTGCTTCTCTGCCAACGGTCTAGA CATGGACCCCTACGCGGGCCTGTCCAAGGTGAACACCCCACTGCAGACACCGCTCACCCTGTCCTTGGAGGAGTGGTGCACGAGCGCCGCGCCCCTGGACGGCTGCAACTACCAGCTCTTCGCAGTGGTGATGCACAGTGGCGTCACTATCAGCAGCGGCCACTACACCGCCTATGTCCGCATGTCCGAGCTGCAGGACGTGCGGCTCCAGCCACagagcaaggaggaggaggagcagcggcaggagagggaggaggtgaaggaaaaGGTAGAAGAGCAGGAGCGGCGAGGAGGAGACGGCatcaagcaggaggaggaagaggaagggcacTACGATGATGGAGAGGTGTCCTTCGGCGGGGCGAGGGGGCTTCACCGGGGCAAGGCAGGGGGGAAGAAAACAGAGGGTGTGGTTGGACTCCTGGGAGGACAGAGGAGCACCGGCAACGGCTACGAGCTTGCCGGCAGCAAACAGGCCGACAAGACATCCACCAGCGGAGTGGCCGAGGCTCCGAGGCGGAGGCCCACTACCAGCGGACCGGTGAAAAAGGAagcagaggaggggaagagagtcaaggaggagcgggaggcacTGAGCAGCCTCCTGCACTACGAGGGCAAGTGGCTCCTCTTCGATGACTCGGAGGTGCGTCTGTTTGAAGAGGAGGACTTCTTGCGAGCCTGCTCCCCGGACACCTGCTCCACGTCCACGCCTTACCTGCTTTTCTACAGGAGGACGCCACTGCAAGGCACAGGCTTAGTGCAGGGGTGA